A genomic region of Eucalyptus grandis isolate ANBG69807.140 chromosome 5, ASM1654582v1, whole genome shotgun sequence contains the following coding sequences:
- the LOC104422298 gene encoding dirigent protein 19, producing MTSTSMATLIPISSLLLLVLLSSAAPAPASAFATALDPSLMGVHLGKEKLSHFRFYWHDVLSGPNPSSVRVTTPPSNASATGFGLVNVIDNPLTLLPDPASELVGRAQGLYSSASQEEVALLMIMNFAFVSGKYNGSGITVMGRNPVFHKVREMPVISGCGVLRFARGYAQASTHTFDLKTGNAVVEYNVYVLHY from the coding sequence ATGACTAGCACCTCCATGGCAACTCTCATCCCCATCTcctcgctcctcctcctcgtcctcctctccTCCGCCGCGCCGGCGCCGGCCTCCGCCTTCGCCACCGCCCTCGACCCCAGCCTCATGGGCGTCCACCTCGGGAAGGAGAAGCTCAGCCACTTCCGCTTCTACTGGCACGACGTCCTGAGCGGCCCCAACCCCAGCTCCGTCCGCGTCACGACCCCGCCCTCCAACGCCTCCGCCACCGGCTTCGGCCTCGTCAACGTGATCGACAACCCGCTGACCCTCCTCCCCGACCCGGCGTCCGAGCTCGTCGGCCGCGCCCAGGGCCTCTACTCGTCGGCCTCGCAGGAGGAGGTGGCGCTGCTGATGATCATGAACTTCGCCTTCGTGTCCGGGAAGTACAACGGCAGCGGCATCACCGTGATGGGGCGGAACCCGGTGTTCCACAAGGTGCGGGAGATGCCCGTGATCTCGGGGTGCGGGGTGCTCCGGTTCGCCCGCGGGTACGCCCAGGCGAGCACCCACACGTTCGACCTCAAGACCGGCAACGCCGTCGTGGAGTACAACGTCTACGTGCTGCACtattga
- the LOC104422299 gene encoding transmembrane protein 45A, which produces MGTLVGHVAPGLGFLLIGLWHLFNHIKLHVLHPSSYKSPPWFPTLGLRYLELLSIMAGCSMSVAMELFIGPQGHQPFDSDGTIPSNHLHNFEHVEISLAFFVYAGFAILLDRVRTVPDAKHGLTQLLAAMAFGQQLLLFHFHSADHMGMEGQYHLLLQIVISVSLLTTLMGIGLPNSFLVSFVRSTSIFFQGAWLIAMGFMLWTPKLMPKGCFMNSEEGHRVVRCQTKALHRAKSLVNIEFSGFLILISIFVVSLYLVMVKTYAGGNVNYQSLIEANELDEDSDDVESQRKADL; this is translated from the coding sequence ATGGGTACTTTGGTGGGTCATGTTGCACCTGGCCTTGGCTTCTTGCTCATTGGCCTATGGCACCTCTTCAACCACATCAAGCTCCACGTTCTTCACCCAAGCTCCTACAAGTCCCCTCCATGGTTTCCCACCTTGGGATTGAGGTACTTGGAGCTCCTGTCAATCATGGCCGGTTGCTCGATGTCCGTGGCGATGGAGCTCTTCATTGGACCTCAAGGTCACCAGCCCTTCGACTCAGATGGTACCATCCCGTCGAACCATCTCCACAACTTCGAGCACGTGGAGATCTCCCTCGCCTTCTTCGTCTATGCGGGCTTTGCAATCCTCCTTGATCGGGTCCGGACTGTCCCCGATGCTAAGCATGGCCTCACACAATTGCTGGCTGCAATGGCTTTTGGCCAGCAGCTCCTCCTTTTCCACTTCCACTCAGCTGACCACATGGGTATGGAAGGCCAATACCACTTGCTCCTTCAAATTGTGATATCTGTTTCTCTTCTCACCACTCTAATGGGAATTGGTCTTCCAAATAGCTTCTTGGTGAGCTTCGTGAGGTCAACCAGCATTTTCTTCCAAGGTGCTTGGCTCATTGCCATGGGATTCATGCTTTGGACACCAAAGCTTATGCCTAAAGGTTGTTTTATGAACTCGGAAGAAGGTCATCGGGTGGTCCGGTGCCAAACCAAGGCCCTTCACCGGGCCAAATCCCTTGTGAATATCGAGTTTAGTGGGTTCCTGATTTTGATATCCATCTTTGTGGTCTCTCTTTACTTGGTTATGGTTAAAACATACGCCGGCGGCAATGTCAATTACCAGTCGCTTATCGAGGCGAATGAACTCGACGAGGACAGCGATGATGTCGAATCACAAAGAAAAGCGGACTTGTAG
- the LOC104422300 gene encoding LOW QUALITY PROTEIN: E3 ubiquitin-protein ligase BRE1-like 2 (The sequence of the model RefSeq protein was modified relative to this genomic sequence to represent the inferred CDS: inserted 1 base in 1 codon) — MENSEAEEPERKRPPSNASPADNRTVDASVLHYENQKLVQQLDIQKHELHDLEAKIKGLREKQTSYDDTLIEVNQRWNQLVDDLVLLGVRAGGAQDALKILGAVEDCRGSIPSSRPEDIFLCRLLQKDSIPSTSGDGIIEFFEEALALRESSTSELMKLLEDTIGAESLKTMTISQNLQARVSAEVLLLEIDKMMKEEAKSLHEAIDVLHLKHKEYAEDIQIYVRSHSEDASEIKHLEGELEESMAVLEESRRKLINLRMQMDFASGAYNPAAGSVHGNSSPEKSGDKMLCLRELKDSIEEKKILASDRLFELQYAREYNATLSKQLQDVQNELKDEKYVLSSRFYTLVNDQLQHFNAEVEHYKALTDSLQADRSFVIRREKELNAKLESADAARNAIDTESRLGDLELQLQKCISEKNDLEIKMEEAVQDSGRKDIKSEFRVMVSALSREMGMMEAQLSRWKDTAHEALLLREKTQSLKASIAIKSDERKRLADRCTKQKEEIKSIKELIEKLHKEELELQIFLDLYGNESYDNRDVADIRESERRALSQAEVLRNALEEHNLELRVKAANEAEVACQQRLSAAEAEIAELRAKLDASERDASELAEAIKIKVAEAEAYISEIETIGQAYEDMQTQNQHLLHQVTERDDYNIKLVSDSVKIKQAQNSLLSXKQALVKELEQVNLSVESLKLKISDGEEQMKVYLSEAIKCSQEERHSAISLEGAKSELGDAEKELKWLRSASASSEKEYDQIKWDLNEIQMKLDNEREERKKLEEEIVECNKKVAELTAESGEAAVRRLQDEIKDCRTMLKCSVCLDRPKEVVIVKCFHLFCNQCIQRNLEIRLRKCPGCGTAFGQNDVHLVKM, encoded by the exons ATGGAGAATTCAGAAGCTGAAGAGCCAGAGAGGAAGAGGCCTCCGTCGAACGCTTCTCCTGCCGATAACCGCACC GTTGATGCATCTGTTCTCCATTATGAGAACCAAAAACTTGTGCAGCAATTGGACATACAAAAGCATGAGTTGCATGATCTTGAAGCCAAAATTAAAGGACTAAGGGAGAAGCAAACTTCTTATGATGACACATTAATTGAAGTGAACCAACGATGGAATCAG TTGGTTGATGATTTAGTCCTTTTGGGAGTGCGAGCAGGAGGAGCTCAGGATGCTTTGAAGATATTGGGTGCTGTGGAGGATTGCCGTG GTTCCATACCGTCATCTCGGCCTGAAGACATTTTTTTGTGTAGACTGCTACAGAAAGATTCTATCCCAAGCACTTCTGGTGATGgaattattgaattttttgaagaagCTCTTGCTTTGCGTGAGTCGTCGACATCTGAGTTGATGAAACTCCTGGAAGATACTATTGGAGCTGAGAGTTTGAAAACTATGACCATATCACAAAATTTGCAGGCAAGGGTTTCTGCAGAAG TACTATTGTTGGAGATCGATAAAATGATGAAAGAGGAGGCTAAAAGTCTGCATGAAGCCATAGATGTTCTCCACCTCAAGCATAAAGAATACGCAGAAGacattcaaatttatgttaGAAGTCATTCAGAAGATGCGTCCGAGATTAAACACCTTGAAG GTGAGCTGGAAGAAAGCATGGCAGTACTTGAAGAAAGTAGAAGGAAGCTTATCAATCTAAGaatgcaaatggattttgccTCTGGAGCTTATAACCCTGCTGCAGGTTCTGTACATGGAAATTCATCACCTGAAAAGTCGGGAGATAAGATGCTCTGTTTGCGGGAATTAAAGGATtccattgaagaaaaaaag ATTTTGGCATCTGATCGACTTTTTGAGCTTCAATATGCTCGAGAGTACAATGCAACTTTGTCAAAACAATTGCAAGATGTTCAG AATGAGttgaaagatgaaaaatatGTACTTTCATCTCGATTTTACACTCTGGTAAATGATCAGCTCCAGCATTTCAATGCTGAAGTGGAGCACTACAAAGCATTAACTGATTCACTGCAG GCTGACAGGTCCTTTGTCataaggagagagaaggaactgAATGCTAAATTAGAGTCAGCAGATGCTGCTAGAAATGCCATTGATACTGAGTCTAGGCTTGGAGATTTGGAGCTTCAATTACAGAAGTGCATTAGTGAGAAAAATGATCTTGAGATTAAAATGGAAGAAGCTGTTCAAGATTCAG GGAGAAAAGACATCAAATCGGAGTTTCGTGTAATGGTGTCTGCTTTGTCTAGGGAAATGGGAATGATGGAAGCACAGTTGAGTCGATGGAAAGATACAGCTCATGAAGCACTATTGCTGCGTGAGAAAACACAGTCACTAAAAGCTTCCATAGCTATTAAG TCTGATGAGCGAAAGAGGTTAGCAGACCGATGTACTAAACAAAAGGAGGAAATCAAGTCCATTAAAGAATTG ATTGAGAAGCTACATAAGGAAGAACTTGAACTTCAGATCTTCCTGGATTTGTATGGAAATGAGAGTTATGACAACAG AGATGTTGCAGATATCAGAGAATCAGAACGCAGAGCTTTATCACAAGCTGAAGTCCTTAGAAATGCTTTGGAGGAACATAATTTAGAGCTGAGAGTTAAAGCTGCCAATGAAGCAGAAGTTGCTTGTCAACAAAGGCTTTCTGCTGCTGAAGCTGAAATAGCAGAGTTGAGGGCCAAACTGGATGCATCTGAAAG GGATGCTTCTGAGCTTGCTGAAGCAATTAAGATAAAAGTTGCGGAGGCAGAGGCATATATATCCGAGATTGAG ACCATAGGTCAAGCATATGAAGATATGCAGACACAGAATCAGCATTTATTGCATCAAGTGACTGAAAGGGATGACTATAATATTAAG CTGGTTTCGGACAGTGTGAAGATAAAGCAGGCTCAGAACTCTTTACTTT GAAAACAGGCATTGGTTAAGGAACTTGAACAGGTTAACTTGTCAGTAGAATCTCTGAAGTTGAAGATTTCTGATGGTGAAGAGCAG ATGAAGGTTTATTTGTCGGAGGCAATAAAATGTAGTCAAGAAGAAAGGCACTCTGCAATTAGCCTGGAAGGTGCAAAGTCAGAATTAGGTGATGCTGAGAAGGAGTTGAAGTGGCTTAGATCTGCATCTGCTTCGTCTGAAAAGGAATATGACCAGATAAAATGGGATCTTAACGAGATTCAGATGAAACTAGACAATGAAAG AGAGGAACGGAAGAAGCTGGAGGAAGAGATTGTGGAGTGTAATAAGAAGGTTGCTGAATTGACTGCTGAGAGTGGAGAGGCTGCGGTGAGGAGGCTCCAGGACGAAATAAAGGATTGCAGGACAATGCTCAAGTGCAGTGTGTGTCTCGACCGGCCAAAGGAG GTTGTAATTGTGAAATGCTTTCACCTATTCTGCAATCAGTGCATacaaagaaatttagaaattcGCCTTCGAAAATGTCCTGGATGTGGTACTGCATTTGGCCAGAATGATGTGCACTTGGTGAAGATGTGA